TGGGAGCAGAGAGTAAGGAGAGCGGGAGCACCTCAAAGGTGAGCACACTGGGCATGCTgggagcagagagtgaggagagcagGAGCACCTCAAAGGTGAGCACGCAgggagcagagagtgaggagagcgGGAGCACCTCAAAGGTGAGCACGCAGggggcagagagtgaggagagcgGGAGCACCTCAAAGGTGAGCACGCAGggggcagagagtgaggagagcgGGAGCACCTCAAAGGTGAGCACGCAGggggcagagagtgaggagagcgGGCAGAAAGCCGGCAGCGCTCTTCAAACCCAGGACCATTTGCTTTCCAAAGGCTGAGGGGTCAGAATTACATTCAGCGTACATTCTTACCAGATACATCATCACGGCACGAAAGTGACATAAACTCATTTGCCTCTATTTGTGTTTACTTTACAATAGTGTTTGTAAAAGTTTATTTCTAGAATACTGCCATTAACTTAATCCACTCAGAAATAAGCTCAGAAAATATCACTGATTACATTTTAAGAAGAGGAACCATGTGACTTATGCCTGTATTCCTAgacacaggaagctgaggcaggaggattgccacaagttcaaggccaacctgggttacagtGTGAGTgccaggtcagcctgatctatggAGTGAGACCCTAACTGTACCAGCAAGTGAAGAGCAGTGCGTAGCAGATGGATGTTAAGTCCAGCTCTGCTCTCCCATGTGTTTTCTCCCACTAGCTGGTCATAAGCAGTGACCGACAAGTGTGTAAGAATCCTGTATAAACTGTACATGAGTCTAAACCTGGAAGCAGTCAGTTTGTGAGAGGCTGGGAGCTGACATGGTAGACGAGGATGACCCTCAGCCCAGCACACTTTGAGCTTCATGTCGAATGTCTGGGTCAGGTTTGTGGTACACAACTATAATTCTAGCAGTTGGAGGCTTAAGCAGGAGAATTGTGACTTTTGAGGCAAAACTGGGCTACAAATTGAATTGACTTTTACACTTAATTGGTTTTACTTGTAATTTTAACCCAGGGGTTCCCGGGCCTGTACATAGCTACGGGGAGTGTTTACTAAGCAGAACAGATAGTGTTGTTCACCCTGTGGTCCTGGGGCCAGTTGTCCATTAGACCCTCAGGATGTGATAGAATTCTACAGTAGGAATAAGCAGTGTTGTTAGTGGTTGATGGAGAACCAGTCTCTGTTGACTTTGGGTCCCGCTCTGCACACAGTCCTGGATCGTACTGTCCAGTGCCTGTTTCTCATCCCTCATAGTAACAGTGTCTCCGATGACTGCTAATTCCCTTAAGTTCTAACACCCTTGACTCAAGAATTAGTACTTGCCATTGATTGGTTGTGAGATTTGAGGAGGTGCCTGGTTCCATTTTGGTTTTATCAAacatatgtatttctttttattttatttatttatttatttattttgtgtgtgtgtgtgccaaaatGCCAAAGACTTTCTTAGATAAGAATGGTaattgtaatcttagcactcaggaagctggagCAGAAATTATCAGTTCCTAGGTCATCCTGGGTTACGTAGCAAGTGCAGAGCTAACTTAAGCTAGAAGGTGAGACCCCTCTCTCAAGGTAAAAAAATTAGCTGTAAAAGTTACTTAGTTTATGAAAAATTATAGGACCTGCTTTCCCCAccctttaagatttatttttatgtgtctaagtgttttgtctgcacggGTGCCTGtgcttgcagaagccagagagagcactggatccctgaaactggagttacatacgTTTGTGAGCCCTGTGTGGAtgcggatgctgggaactgaaccagggtcacTCTGAAAGACcaaccagtgcccttaaccactgagccacctgttGGCCTCCTGCTTTTTCCCCCCTAACATCAATGAGCCATTAACTACAGAAGTGATTTTGAATGTGAATAATGTGGCATTTAATTAGCTTTCTTGAGACAGTGTCCTTAgctggaaatgtaaataaatagtaGTAGCCTTACTAAGAAGAGCAAGTAAGATTTGAAGTGAGTTATGATGACAGCATTTATAAACTGCTAtgctgctgacaggagccagccttggctacatagtgggttcaagaccagccttggctacatgtgATCCTTCCTCAAACAACAAATTGCCATTGTCTTGTAACTAACCCAGAATCCCTGAGAAGTTGCAAGGTGGGAGAGGCGTCCATGCTTGGTTCCTTTCTCATTTGCATCTGCATGTTCTGTTGTAGGCCTGAAGTGCAGCAGCTGTGAGCCCTTTGCAGCTGGGGCCACCAACAACCTTTCTAGGTCCAATTCGGATGAGAGCAATTTCTCTGAAAAGCAGAGAGCGTCCACTGCCATGTTCCACCCAGAAGGAGAGTCCAGCACTGCTCCCTTCTTCTCTACTGAGTCGTCCCTGAATTTGCCAGTCCTGGAAGTTGGCAGAACTGAAAACAGCAGCTTCTCTTCCGCCACGTTTCCTCGGCCTGGGGACCCCGGGGCTCCCCCTTTGCCCCCAGACCTTCGGTTGGAAGAGGGGGGCAGTTGTGGAAACTCAAGTGAGCTGTTTCTCCCCTTACGGTCACGGGCTCTGTCACGCCAGTGACATCGCTGCCCGGCTGTTTTACTACGGATACAAAATGGTGTGAAGGATATCATCTTTTTATAAAAACCACGGTGACAGGTGGCTCACATTTGATGTGTGTCTTTTAAATCACAGTGTACACATTCTCTGTAAATAAGAAGCCACTCTAGGGGCGGCAGGTGTAAATCACGGTGGTCGTGGTGTAAATCATGGTGGTCGTGGACTTTTCAATATTGTTCTTCTTTATTACTTTTAGATGTTTTAGTATAAGACTAATTTTATCAGAATCTGTCTCAATTTGAGAAAACAACTTGTGGATTGAGAATAATGTTTCTTAGCACATTTATGCTACAAATTTTCAGTTGATTGTTTTTCCCAGTGATCTGGCAATACATTTTAGCAGTAAGCTGTTCTGACTTTCAGGAAAGCTGGACACTGGGAAAGCTGCCAGGACACTCAGGAGAACGTCTGACTCCTCGGTTCTGAGAAGCCGTCGGGTTCTGAGGAAACACCTGATGGCATTGAGCCTTGTGACTTCAGTCGGCCAGAATCTGTTTTATACTGACCTTGCCAGCCTGAGTGTGTTCGCCTTTTACAGGCCTTCCTGTGTCCTCAGTCTTATCCTGAAGAACGTTTTCTGGGAGGGCATTACTTGTAATTAATTGATAATACTTGTAATTGACTAAAATCCTTTTCCTGAGCCTTTCATTCTCTCTCGGTGAGGAGCATGGATAACGTGACTAGAGCCGTTGACTATGGAGTGTGCGGTAGGCGCTCTGTTCTCTAGATGAATGCTGCCGTGTGGAGCATGGAGAGCGCCACTGGACTCGGTGACTGGAGTGAGCGTGCAGTAGGCGGTTTGCGTTTAGTACTTGCACCAAGCAGCCTCCCGCTCCGTCTGTGTTTTTACTGTATCACAAAGTTAactttacacatttaaaaatgctgatttttaatcattttttaatttttaaacatttttaaatgttttcatttaaattataattttactaTTCTTGATACTTAACACcgatatatttctattatttaaaaattaagaaatgaaaagttGCTATTaacaataaaagtttttttaatgtaaaaaaactATGATGTGTTCAAGTCAGAAATTCAAAATGTCTGATTTTCAAAAATCTAACCCTTTTTATATATACtagtttttaaagtagaaaacagTATTTCAGAGTCaaatgtggtggtacatgcttatgATTCTACACTTAGGAACTAGAAGACAGagcatcatgagtttgaggccagccttggttatagagtgagttccaggttagcctgtgtcttagttagggttttaccatgaccaaggcagctcttaaaaggacaacatttaactggggctggcttacaggttcagaggttcagtccattatcatcaaggcaggaacatgacagcatccaggcaggcatggttcaggaggagctgagagttctacatcttcatctgaaggctgctagcagaatactggcttccgggcagctaggatgagggtcttaaagcctacaccacagtgacacacctgctccaacaaggccacacctcctaatagtgccactcactgtgCCAAGGatatagaaaccatcacagtCAGAGTACATAGTCATCAAGACTGTCTCTAAAAGtggcagggagggaagagggagggactaGCTTGACTCAGTAGCATATAATTTGTTAGTAAGTGGACGCTGTagttaaaaagttatttaaaaagttatttttcaggAATACCAGATTAACACAGCATAAAAATTATATTCCACATTCACCTTTttattgcctttttaaaaaaagtcatgcTTTATCTATAGTTATAGGCTTAAACAGAACAATTGAGCATAAGAAATTACATACCTCTTCTTTACTTTTTCCCATACTTCTGACATTGATGTGATAACTTGTTATAGCTTTATGAACCATTATTAACTGTTATTAACCAGCATCCATATTGGGGTCCTCCATTATATAACTTGAAAGTTCTTAGAAATGTATAATGTTGCATATCAacccaaagaaatgacataaCCAAGTAGCTTATTTtcactgcctttaaaaaaaacaaacaaacaaacaaacaaaaaacttttccTGGTGCCCCTCCCTTCTGTCCCAACCAACTCTTCTCTAGACCTTTTCTAGAAAGTCGTAGTGTTGGGACATAAAGGTGGAGGCCTCCTTGGGCGGTTTCTGGGGGGGTTCCTCTATGAAGAGACGCCCTTATTATAGTACTGCAAGGCCAAACAGGCCAGGGAAGTGGCTTAGGTTggctctttgttttgttctttttaaaatttttgtttacatttttcacTTGTCTTAAcaaataactgtgtgtgtgtgtgtgtgtgtgtgtgtgtgtgtgtgagagagagagagagagagagacagagagacagagagagagaggtagttcatgttagtgtgtgtgcctgtgtatggaGTCCAGAGGCTGGTGTCTGTTGTCTTGTTTGGTCTCCATCTTACTGTTTGAGAcagtgacttgctcagcctggaGTTCACCATTTGGCTATATGGGCAGCTCCTGGGTTCCCCCTGGCTCTATGTCCCCAAGCTCTAGGGTTACAGATAgaccactacacccagcttttacatgggtgttgggaacccaaACTCGAGTGGTCCTGTGTGTACAGTAGTCATcgtactgactgagccatcttacagTCCTTGATGAAACTTTTTtgagtttaattttctttgtctGGCTTAACTAATCCAGAAGCAAACCATGTTTCTCCTTCCCGGCTATCCTTGTATCCTGAAGCTTCTCAGTCCATTTTACCTCTAGTTAATCCTtcctttattaataattaatacagTTTCCTTGTTGACAACTCCCATCTTCTATAGTGGGACTTTCTTAGATCCACCAGTGGCACGGAGACTTTTAACATAGTGTAAAGCTCGGGCCTTTTCCTCGGGCAGTCTCCCAGCCAGCTCATCTAACTTGACAATCTTGCCTACAACCTGCCTTACGGCTCCTGCTATACCTTTCTATGCTGTGGttcctgtctgtttctttctatGTCCGATCTCCAATCTCCAGAGTCTCATCTCTGCCCCTTCCTTATTCTCTCTcgagtttacattttttttacaaaacattttttttgttattttagtttttagGAACCCATGGCTATTTCTtgccattctttttgtttgttttctttttaaggtttatttgttttatgtagagGAGTctactgtagctgttttcagacacaccagaacagggcatcagatcccattacagatggttgtgagccaccatgaacttagcacctctggaagagcagtcactgcttttaactgctgagccatctctccagccctcgagtttaatctatctatctatctttctttctttctttctttctttctttctttctttctttttctttttctttttcttttccttttttttttttttttttttttttttttatggtttttcgagccagggtttctctgtgtagccctggctgccctggaactcactctgtagaccctgGGTTTGCAGAACTGAGGATGATTTGAGTAACCCCAGGGCTTTGTACTTTGGGAACAGTTGTATCTCCATCAAGTCTAGGTACTTGGATGGAAGGAACTTAATGTAGTCCGGGGACGGCCACCAAAATAAATACTAGGAATTTAAACCTGAACAAGGCTTCCATTACCAAACTCACAGTATTGTCCTGTAGAATTTAGGAGTTAAGAATCAGACCAAATGGCAAGTTATTAATGATTGTGCCACCTCTGACCAGTCATTCTCAACTAGGATCTAAGTATTTACAATGATACCAGcttttggggggaggaggggtaggCTGTGTAAAATTATCGAATTGACCTCTAgtttgtggcaatcctcctgcctcatcctcccaagtgctggggttagaagTGTTCGTCTCCGTCTCCTGCTTGCTTGTTCTGTTTTGTAGGCTGTGTTTCCTGCATAATACTAGCTGTTACAGAGGGCCTTACGTGCACCCCGCTGGCCCTCAAATCTGCTAATAGCCCACCTTCCTCAgcctaggattataggtatgcatcACCGTGTTTGGCTTTTTCTGTGCTTTAAATTTCAAGCCCAGAGTGTGACTGTGGCCACTGGTTTCCCTCCGGGTATCCTAAGGCTCCCACTGCTTTTCCCCAGGGATCTCTAGGAATCCCTGGGAAACTCCTCCAACTTTCCAAACTCCGCCCAAGAGCAGCAGCGCGGTTCCGCCGCTAGGGGGCGCGAACCGATCACGTCCTAGCCTAGGGGGCGGGACCAGTCGTGGCTTCCGGCTTCCGGCTGAGAGGGTGGGACCCCGCGGCCGTCATGGCAGCTGAAGAGAAGGACCCGTTGAGCTATTTCGCGGCTTACGGGAGCAGCAGCTCCGACTCTTCGGACGAGGAGAACAGCGAGCCGGAGGACGCGGGTCGTAAGGAGCATGCCCCGGCTCCGACGACGGGCGGCCGCGGGAAGCAGGCGGAGAAGCGGCTGCCGGGCCCGGACGAGCTGTTCCGCAGCGTGACCCGCCCGGCCTTCCTCTACAACCCGCTCAACAAGCAGATCGACTGGGAGCGGCATGTGGTGAAGGCGCCCGAGGAGGTGAGGTCCCtggccccgcggccgccccgggGCCCGACGCCCGCCCCACACACGCACTCAGCCCGCGGCACGCCGCGCGTCCCCACGGCCCCGGGAGCCCGGGGGGTGTCAGCCCGGGCCCGCCCCTCCGCGCTCGGGGCCCCCAGCCGGGCGACGACTAACGGTGGTGACTCCCCGCCCCCCGCTGCAGCTTCTCCCTGAGACCCCTTCCCTTTGACGCCGAAGTGCCTGCGCTGCTGCCTccaagacagtgtctctctgctGCAGCCTCCTGAAGGGGTCAGCCTGGCCGTAGTATCTGAGACTGGATTCTTCTTTGGTAACTAAAAGTTATTAGCTTTATTTATACAGGGAACCCTTTGACTTTTCACCTAACAGTGTTGTGATgttgatgagagaaagaaaaaaaaaagtgtcttttaAGCCtaaagggtttttaaaaaaaaaaaaaaaaaagtcagccagAAAGTTGAGCAATCGGTAGGGAGATGCATGCGCTCGTATCCATCGCGGGAACCTCGGTTCGTCACAGGGCTTCTCGATGTGCTTACTTAACAGCCTCCGAAGGAATTCAAAATCTGGAAGTCCAACTGCGTACCACCCCCAGAGACCTACACGACTGAGAAGAAGCCGCCGCCGCCAGAGCTGGACATGGCGATAAAATGGTCGAATATCTACGAAGACAATGGAGACGATGCCCCACAGAACGCTAAGAAAGCCAGGCTTCTGCCGGAAGGGGAGGAGACGGTGGAATCAGGTAAGAGGAGGGCTGTTAAGATTTCAGCCCTTGGTGCttctcaaaaagaaggaaataccCCGTGAACAAAGTTCAGAGCCCAGTGAATTGGAAGACTTGTCCAGAATGCTCTTTGGATACTAATAAATAGTCTTtcgatcattttttttttttgtgttttgttttattttgtgcgAGACAAGGTCTATGTAACCTGGatatgttctggaactcactatgtaggccagtctcttgagtgaggccagcctgtctctgcctcagtaCCTCAGTGCTAGGACTGAAGGCCTGCACCCCAAGTTTCTGCTCAGCTTGTAAGTATTCTGCCTCAAAGTTGTCTCAGGTCTCTGCGTCTGTGGGCCTATAATGCCTTATTTAGAGCAGCGAGTGTTAACTCACGGGTTCTTACACCTGCATTTGTGACATGCTGAAGGCTCTCGTGCTTCAGAGCTAAAATCAGGGTTTTAGAGTGAAATCAGCTGTGCGTAGGAACCGGCCTGGAGTAGTGGTTTGATTTCCTTGCCTTGTTGGTAATCTTGTTTATCTCTTGCTTAGACTACTGCAGTTAATCTCTGCCTGCAAATCTGCCTCCAACTGTAGCTAGTGGTGAGCTTCTACACTTCATATCTGATTGTGTAACTGGCCTGCCCCAGAACCTCTACCAACTGAAGAGAGCGTCATGTGACCCACTCAGTCCCCCTCACCACTATCATTCTGAAGGGCTCCATCCTAGCATTTATATCTTGAAATTCAGTGAGTGGACCACACTGTGATAGGGTCTTGCTTTTAGTGTGTATTGCACTTTAGTCTGGACTGGATGCTTTAAACCCTTGGCTGGTAAAGCCATTCATCTTACAGAAACCAAAGTGGAAAACTTGCTGTATTCACTCTCCTTTACCTGAGATGTGCTGGTGCTGCTGACTTAGCTGTGTGTGGTTGCTTTTTCACAAGGCAGCAAGCTCTGACCCGGTCCTGTGTGTAGCATAAGTTACTAGTACATTGTGAGCGCTCACTCAGGGTGACTGTTAGATTAAGCTCAGGGATTTGGACTTGTCGGTTCTAAAAGCCATTTGCTTTTTTGTTAAACAGATTTATGATCTTCCAATACAAGGGCCAACCTTACAGAGAGATGTTTAAGAGAAGGGGTGTCTACTAGCaggagtgtgtacacacacacacttttgctcTGTTTAGCAAAGCAGCATCTTACAtatctgaagatgaccttgaacctctgtcccctgcctttacctccctagcac
Above is a genomic segment from Arvicanthis niloticus isolate mArvNil1 chromosome 4, mArvNil1.pat.X, whole genome shotgun sequence containing:
- the C4H1orf52 gene encoding UPF0690 protein C1orf52 homolog → MAAEEKDPLSYFAAYGSSSSDSSDEENSEPEDAGRKEHAPAPTTGGRGKQAEKRLPGPDELFRSVTRPAFLYNPLNKQIDWERHVVKAPEEPPKEFKIWKSNCVPPPETYTTEKKPPPPELDMAIKWSNIYEDNGDDAPQNAKKARLLPEGEETVESDDDKDERASKTRRVEPGEAARKKK
- the Bcl10 gene encoding B-cell lymphoma/leukemia 10 isoform X2 — encoded protein: MEAPAPFLTEEDLTEVKKDALENLRVYLCEKIIAERHFDHLRAKKILSREDTEEISCRTSSRKRAGKLLDYLQENPKGLDTLVESIRREKTQNFLIQKITDEVLKLRNIKLEHLKGLKCSSCEPFAAGATNNLSRSNSDESNFSEKQRASTAMFHPEGESSTAPFFSTESSLNLPVLEVGRTENSSFSSATFPRPGDPGAPPLPPDLRLEEGGSCGNSSELFLPLRSRALSRQ